Within Pseudomonas paeninsulae, the genomic segment ATCAAGATTAATTCATGTCAGGCTCGAATTATATCTTGAGTTGAAGGTAATTACATGAGCGCTGAAAAAACCTACCCAACCTGGGTCGATGCGTTGCTCACCGCATTGGCGCCGGCCATCTGGGGCTCGACCTATATCGTCACCACCGAGCTGCTGCCGCCGGACCGCCCGTTCACAGCCGCCCTGCTGCGCACTCTGCCAGCAGGGATATTGCTGGTGCTATACAGCCGGCACCTACCCAAGCGTGCCGGGTGGGGCCGCTTAGCGGTGCTCGCGGCGCTGAATATCGGCTTCTTTCAGGCCTTGTTGTTTGTCGCGGCGTATCGCCTGCCAGGCGGCTTGGCGGCCGTAGTCGGAGCCATTCAGCCATTGCTGGTGATTGGGCTAGTGTGGACTCTGGACCGGCGCCAACCAGCCTACCTGGCCGTGTGTGCCAGCCTGTTTGGGGTCGCCGGCATGGCTGCTCTGCTGCTGGCGCCGGGCGCCGTGTGGGACCCTATCGGCATCGCGGCGGCGTTTGTCGGCACCGCGTGCATGGCCCTCGGCACTTACTTGACTCGGCGTTGGCGTCCGGCCATGCCCCTACTGGCCCTCACCGGTTGGCAGCTGTTGCTAGGCGGATTGATGCTGGCGCCGGTGGCCTGGCTTGTCGACCCGCCCCTGCCGACGCTGAGCACCACGCACATGCTGGGGTATGCCTATCTCTCGTTGTTCGGTGCGCTGCTGGCCTATGCCCTGTGGTTTCGCGGCATTGCCCGTCTGGCGCCGGTCGCGGTGTCGTCGCTGGGCCTGCTCAGCCCCCTGGTGGCGGTGGTCATGGGCTGGGCATTACTCGGCCAGAGCATCACCGGGTTGTCGCTGGTTGGTCTGTTGACCGTGCTCGGCAGCATCCTGGCGGTGCAGTGGGCCTCAAGCGTCCCGGCGTCAACACCACAACCGCAAGTTGTCCGTTGATACCTATCTGAACCGGCATCGAGTTTGCGCCGCTTCTCCCATAGCCTTCGCCAGGAGAATTGCATGTCCAGCGCCATCAAGCAGCTGATCGAATCGCGGGTTTCAACCGGCCGTTATGCAGTCGATCGGGATCTGTCTGAGCAAGTCATCAGCGAACTGGTAGGCCTGGCCACCCGCGCGCCGTCGGCCTACAACCTGCAGAACTGGACGTTCATCGCGGTGCGCTCCGCCGAGGCCAAGGCGCGGCTACACACAGTGGCCTACGGGCAACGGCAGGTGCTGGAAGCGCCGGTCACCTTCATCATCTGCGGCACGCTGGCGGCGCATGAGGGCCTCGCCGATGCGCTGCAGCCGGCGCTCGACGCGGGCATTCTCGATCAGTCAATCGTCGAGGGCTGGGTCGCCGCGGCCACGGGCTCGCATCAGGGCAATCCACAGTTACAACGCGACGAGGCGCTGCGCTCTGCTTCCCTGGCCGCGATGACGCTAATGCTCGCCGCCCAGGGCATGGGCCTGTCGACTGGGCCGATGAGCGGTTTCGATGCAGCTGGCGTGGCGCGCGAGTTTGGCTTGGCCGCAAATGAGGTGCCGGTCATGCTGGTCACCGCGGGCTACCCCGCGCCCGGCAACTGGCCCCAGAAGCCGCGCAAGCCGGTGCATGAGGTAATGGCGTTTGCCTGAGGGCTTGCGCTGGGCGCTGGCTTGCTGTGACGGGCCTATAGCTCGGCGCTACTCGCCACCCACTTCCTCCGCATGCAGCGCGCCTGTCTCTTTGCTTCCCAGCACCGCATAGGCACTGCTGCAGAACAGCGAGTTGAGACGTTTCATGTCGCCGATCAGCTCCATGTGCAGCGAGCTGGTTTCGATGCTTTGCACCACCTGGCGATGCAGGCGGCCGACGTGGGCGTGGGCCAGACGGCGTTCCTGGATGCGGAAGCGGCGTTTCTCGTGGAGCAGTTGGCGGGCGCTCTCGGCGTCGCCGGAGAGAAACACGTTGAGTCCCAGGCGCAGGTTGGCCATCAGCTGGGCGTGCAGGCCGGTCAGTTCTTCCAGGCCGCTCTCGGAGAAGGCATGGCGTTGCGCGGTTTTTTCGTCCTGCACCTTGCCGAGCATGCGCTCGATGATGTTGCCGGCCTGCTCCAGGTTGACCGCCCACTCGAGAATTTCCGCCCAACGCCTGCTGTCCTGATCGCTGAGCGCCTCACGCGGCACCTGAGCCAGGTACAGCTTGACCGCGCTGTAGAGGGCATCGACATCGTCATCCAGGCGGCGCAGCTCCTTGCTCAGCGCCGGCTGGTTGCTGCGCAGTACTTCCAGCAGATGGTTGAGCATGGTCTCGATCAGATCGCCGATGCGCAGGGTTTCGCGCACCGCATTGGCCAGCGCCAGGCTCGGTGTGGCCAGGGCCGTGGGGTCGAGATGACGCGGTCGGGCGACGCCGCCGGTGTCGGCGCGATCTGGCAGCAGCCAGTTGCAGAAGCGCGCCATCGGCCCGACGCTGGGCAGCATCAGCACACAGCGCAGGCTGTTGTAGAGCAGGTGGAAGCCGATTACCAACTCGGCCGGGCGCCAGTTCAGGCTGTCAAGCCAGCTCACCAGCGGGTTCAACAGGGGGATTACCAGGATCAGGCCGATCAGCTTGTACAGCAGGCTGCCGAGCGCCACCCGGCGCCCCGCCGGGGTCTGCAGGCTAGCCGTCAGGAAGGCCAGCAGGCCGCTGCCGATATTGGCGCCGATCACCAGGCCAATGGCCACTGGCAGGCTGATCAACCCGGCGCCGGCCAGGGTCGCGGTGAGCAGCACGGCGGCCAGGCTGGAGTAGGAAATCAGGGCGAACAAGGCGCCGATCAGGGCATCCAGCAGCAGGTCGCCGGTCAGTGAGGCGAACAGCACCTTGATCCCGTGGGCCTGGGTGATCGGCGTGGCGGCAGCGACGATCAACTCCAGCGCCAGGAGCATCAGGCCCAGCCCGATGCCCACGCGGCCAAGCTGGCCGGCGCGGGTTTGCCGGCGTGAGAGGAAGAAGATCACCCCGAGAAAAATCAGCAGTGGCGATAGCCAGCTCAGGTCGAAGGTCAATACCCGCGCCATCAGCGCCGTGCCGACGTCGGCGCCGAGCATGATCGCCAGGGCTGGCGTCAGCGCCATCAAACCCTGGCCGACGAAGGAGGTGACCAGCAGCGCGGTGGCGTTGCTGCTCTGTACCAGGGCGGTGACGCCGATACCGGCGGCAAACGCCAGGGGCCGCTTACTGACGTTGTGGCTGAGGACCTTGCGCAGCTGCGAGCCGTACACGCGCAGGATGCCGGTACGGACGATATGGGTTCCCCAGATCAGCAGGGCAACAGCAGAAAGCAGATTGAGCAGGGTCAGCATCGTGCATCTCCCTGACAGGGGCGCCCACGTGCGGGCAACAAACGGATGTGGAGCAGGTTACCCGCGGCGCCGGGCCCAGGTCGATAGTGCTGGCCCGGGATCGAATAGTTTTTATCGGGCTTATCTTAAGCTGTAGTCGGCGATTGGCGTTCGCGCCAACCGCCAAGGGCCAGGTAGGTGCTCAGTCGGGCAGACGTTCGGCCAGTTGCAGCAGGCTGGCGACCTGTAAATCCGGCTCGATGCCCCAGGGGTCGAATTGGGCCTGTTCACTGCGTTTGACCCAGGCGCTGCGCAGGCCGGCGTGGCTTGCACCGAGCACGTCGAAGGGGTTGCTGGAGACCAGCCAGGTGGTTGCGGCGGCGCTGCCGGTGCGGCTCAGCAGGTGCTGGTAAACCAGCGGCGCCGGCTTGAAGCTACGTACCGCCTCGACGCTGACGATTTCGTCGAAGAAGTCCACCAGGCCGGCCTGTTTGAGCAGGGCACCGACTGCTGCCTGGCTGCCATTGGAGAAGGCATAGAGGCGAATCCCGCGTTGTTGCAGGGCGAGCAGCCCTGAGGCGCTGTCGGCGAAGGCCGGCAGGTGGCTCCAGGCATCCAGCAAGCCTTGTTGCGCCGCGGCGTCAAACGGGGCCTGGGTCTGCGCACAAACAAACGCCAGAGCCTCACGGGTGCACTGGGCAAAATCCACGTAGGCGCCCATCAGGCCGCGCCGGAAACTGTACTCCAGCTGCTTGTCGCGCCAGCTCTGGTAGAAGACCTCGGCGCGCTCGCCGAGGGTCGTGCGCAGTTGCCGGGTGACGTCGCTGGGGTCGATCAGGGTGCCGTAAACATCGAAGGCAAGGGTGGGCATGGCGATTTCCTCATTGGACTGCTGGACGCCAGGGTGGCAGACGCGCTCCCTGCCGGCACTTGCACCTAAGTGGCATGGCTCGGCAACCGCTTGATGGCGCCGTCGGCTTGGCCGAAGCCGCGCTCCAGCTTGAGCTTGAAGCTCAGATCGTGGCGTTCCTCGTGCCTCCTGGTCTTGTGTACTCGTATCCTCGCGCTCGGGCGACACTGGCTGTCGCCCCGCGCTGCCAGACTGGTTAATCTAGCAGCCTGGCGGACTTAACGCTGGCCTACTGTGGGAAAGCCGGGCGTGGTTAGTTTTGCTATGCGTTTTCGTTAAATAGCCAGCTATTGGCCTCGAAAAAGCAGCAAAACTGCCTCAACCCGAAAAGTCGGACCCCGGGCTTCCCCTCGCCACAGCCGGTCGAATCCGACAGGCTGCTAGCGCTTCGCAACGGATGCAGTGCCAACCATGCTCAATCTTTATCATGCCCCCGACCTGGAAACCCTCGGCGAACTGGCGACTACGCTGCTCGCCCAGCCGCTGCATGAGCCCTTCGCCCCGGCGTTGGTGGTGGTGCCGAGTCAGGGCATGGGCCGTTGGCTGACCCTGGAGCTGGCGCGCAAGCAGGGCATTGCCATGCAGCTCGAGGTGCAGTTGCCGGCCAAGTTCGTCTGGGACCTGTCGCGCCTGGTTCTGGGGCAGCTGCCGGAGCAATCGGCGTTCGCCCCGACCACCCTGGCCTGGCGCCTGTACGACTGGCTGTGCGAGCCGAGCAAGCTGGGCGAGGCGCCGCGTCTGGCGCATTACCTGGAGGGCGGCGACGAGCGCCGGCGCCTGTCGCTGGCCAGCAAGATCGCCGACGTATTCGACCAATACCTGCTGTATCGCGACGACTGGCTGGCCGCCTGGGAGCGCAATGAGCTGCTCGACCTGGGGCCGGACGAAGCCTGGCAGGCGCTGCTCTGGCGCGAGCTGACCCGCGATGGCCATCCGCATCGCGCGCGGTTGCTCGAAGACCTGTTGCGCCGCCTGTACGACGATACGGCCATCGCCAATCTGCCCGAGCGCCTGCTGGTGTTCGGCATCAGCAGCCTGCCGACCCACCATCTGCGCGTGCTCGAAGGCCTGGCGCGGCATACCGAGGTGGTGATCTTTGCCCTCAACCCCTGCCGCGAGGCCTGGGGCGAGATTCGCGATATCCGCGAGCTGGCCCGGCAACCCGAGCTGAGCCCGGATGACTGGTACCTGGATGTCGGCCATCCGTTACTGGCCAGCCTGGGCAAGCAGGGCCGCGACTTCTTCGACAGCCTGTTCTCCCTGGCTTCGGCCGAAGGCAGTCAGGAAACCGGCCTGTACTCCGAGGATGACGATCTGCACGACGCCAGCCTGCTGCAGGCGCTGCAGAACGACATCCTGCGCCTGCGCACCCGCCCGGCCGGTGAACGCCTGCTGTTGCGCGAGGACGACCGCTCGCTGGAGCTGCATATCGCCCATTCGCCGCTGCGCGAGGTGGAAATCCTGCATGACCAGTTGCTCGCCCGCTTTGCCACCGAGCCTGAATTGACCCCGGACCAGGTGGTGGTACTGACCCCGGATATCGAGCGCTACGCGCCTTATATCGAGGCGATTTTCGCGGCTAAAACCGGCGGCCCACGGATGGCCGGCCCCCGCATTCCCTTCAGCCTGGCCGACCGCAGCCTGCGCGCGGAAATCCCCCTGATCGAAGCCTTCCTCAACCTGCTGGCGCTGCCCGACAGCCGCTTTGCCGCCGAGGAAATCCTCGCCTGGCTGGAGCAGCCGGCGATCGCCCGCCGCGCCGGTATCGAAGCCGAGGACCTGACGTTGCTGCGCGACTGGCTGCGCGAGGCCGGCGTGCGCTGGGGCCGCGACGGCGCGCATCGCCAGCAACTGGGTCTGCCGGCCGACAGCGCCTTTACCTGGCGCCAGGGCCTGGATCGCCTGCTGCTGGGCTTCGCCGCGCCGCCACAACTGGCCGGCGTACAGGCTCCCTTGCTCGGCGACAGCTGGCCGCTGGATGCCCTGGAAGGTGGCCGCGCGCAGTTGCTTGGGCGCCTGATCGCCTTCGTCGAGCGCCTGGCCGCCCTGGCGCAGAGCCTGCAGCACCCACGCAGCCTGAGCGAATGGGCCGAGACCCTGTTGCAGTTGGTCGACGGCCTGTTCGACGAGCGCGAGGCCGGTGACACCTTGTTATTGTTGTCCAGAGCCTGCGCGGCGCTGCAGGATCAAGCGCTGGCTTCCGGCATCGAGCGACCGCTGGAGCTGGCGCTGATCCGCCAGCAACTGACGTCGGCGCTGGAGCAGGGCGGCGGCGCCTCGGGTTTCCTCACCGGCGCGGTGACCTTCTGCACCATGGTGCCGATGCGCAGCCTGCCGTTCCGCCTGGTCTGCCTGCTCGGCCTGGATGACGGCGCCCTGCCACGGCGCACCCCGGCCGCCGGCTTCGACCTGATCGGCCAGAAACCCCGGCGTGGCGACCGCGCCCGGCGCCTCGACGACCGTTACCTGCTGCTGGAAACCCTGCTCTCGGCGCGTGGCGGCCTGTACCTCAGCTACGTCGGCCGCGACCCGCGCAGTAACGCCGTATTGCCACCCTCGGTGCTGGTCAGCGAACTGCTGGATGTCATCGACCTCACCGCGGTCTGCGCCGATCCACAGACGCAAACGGCCAGCGCGCGCATTACCCACCAGCACCCGCTGCAGCCCTTCGCCTCTGGCAACTTCGCCGGTGGCGCACAGGCCGGTTTCGCCGCGCCCTGGTTCCGCGCCGCCCAGCGCCTGAGTGAGGCGGTCGCAGCACCGCAGCCCTTCGCCAGCACCCTGGCCGCGCCGGGCGGCGATCAGCTGACCCTGGAACCCAGCCAGCTGATCCACTGCTTCAAGCACCCGGCGCGCTACCTGCTGGAACAGCGCCTCGGCCTGCGCCTGGCGCAAAGCGAGGAAGCCCTGGCCGGCGACGAACCCTTCAGCGTCGAATGGACTAGCCAACACGGCCTGCGCCAACTGGCGCTGCGGGCCGTCGAGCAAGGCTGGAGCGAGCGTGCGGAACGCAGCGTGGCCGCCGCCTCAGGCTGGTTGCCGGTGGGCGAACTGGGCCAGGCGCACTGGGGGCAGATTCGTGGGCCGATCCGCGCCTTCGCCCCGACCCTGTTCGACGAGCGGCCGAGTGATGCGCCGCAACCGCTGCTGGTGGATATCCAGCTGGCCGGCGTGCGCATCCACGGCTGGCTCGACGGCGTCAGCGCCAGCGGCCTGTTCGACTACCGCCTGCGCGATCTCGGCGCCTGGGAGCTGGCGCCGTTCTGGCTGCGCCACCTGCTGCTCAATTGCGCCGCCACCGCGGACATCGCCCGCGACAGCCGTCTGCTGTCGCCGAAAAGCGAATGGCGCCTGGGGCCGTTGGCCAACCCGTTGCAACTGCTCGAACCCTGGCTCGAAGCCTATAAAAGCGCGCTGTGCGAACCGCTGCCGGTGCTGGCCAAGTGCAGTTATGGCTTCGCCCGTAAATGGCGCAAGCCCGGCCGTAAGGAACCGCTCGACGCCGCGCGCAGCGAAGCGCGGGTCATGTGGCAAGGCAACGATTATATGACTGGCGAAGGTCAGGACCCCTGGAACGCCCTGGCCTTCCGCGACCGCGACCCGCTGGACGCACGTTTCGAGGCGCTGGCCGAACAGCTCTACGGCCCGGCCCTGGATGCCCTGCGCGGCAGTGACGAGGATGAGGCATGACGAGCGCACCGTTGGACCTGCTGCACGACAGTTTCGCCGGCCGCTCGCTGATCGAAGCCAGCGCCGGCACCGGCAAGACCTGGACCCTGACCGCCCTGTACGCCCGCCTGCTGCTGGAGAAGCGCCTCAGCGTCAGCCAGATCCTGGTGGTGACCTTCACCACCGCGGCCACTGCCGAATTGCGCGAGCGCATTCGCTTGCGGCTGGCCGAGTTGCTGGCGGTCTACGACGCCGGCCCCGGCGCGGACGAGTTGCTCAATCGCTTGCACGCCGAGTACCCGGACGCGGCCAGTCATCGGCGTCTGCTGCTGGCGGTGCACGGCTTCGACGAGGCGGCGATCTTCACCATCCACGGCTTCTGCCAGCGTGCGCTGCAGGACGCCGCATTCGAGGCCGGCGGCGACTTCGACAACGAGCTGACCCACGACGACCGCGAGATTCTCGACGCCTTGCTCGCCGACCTCTGGCGCCACGAGCTGGCCGCCGCCGAGCCGGAGTGGGCGGCCTTTCTGGTACAGCACAAATTGACGCCGCAGAGCCTGCGCCAGCGTCTGCGCAACCACCTGGGCAAACCCTACCTGCGCATCGAGCCGCAGCCCGGTGCCAGCAGCGAGATGAGCGCCCTGCGCAATGCCTGGCAGCACGCGCGGGACTGCTGGCAGCAACTGAGCGGTGAATGGCTGCAGCAGCTCAAGGCCTTCGACGGCTTCAAGAGCAATATGTGCAACCCGCTCAAGCTCGGCGCCTGGCAAGGCGAGCTGGACGGCTACTTCAGCGATGCCGCCGCGCTGTTCAGCAAGACCGAGGCGCACCAGCGGCTGGCGCGTGAAGGCCTGGCCAAGGCCAGCAAGAAGGGCAGCAGTGCGCCGGACAGTCCGCTGGCCGATGCCCTGCAAGGCCTGTGCGACGCCCTGCAGACCGCGCAGCCTGAAGCCGAGCAACGCCTGATCGACCTGCAGGTACGCCTGATCGGCCAGCTCAACCAACAATTGCCGCAGCGCAAGGCCGCCCAGCGTCTGCTGGCCTTCGACGACCTGCTCAACAAGCTGCAGCAGGGCCTCTACGGCGAGGGCGGCGAACACCTGGCCGGCACCCTGCGCGAACAATACCCGGTAGCGCTGATCGACGAGTTCCAGGACACCGACCCGGTGCAGTACCAGGTGTTCCGGCGGATCTATGAACACCAGGGCGAC encodes:
- the recC gene encoding exodeoxyribonuclease V subunit gamma gives rise to the protein MLNLYHAPDLETLGELATTLLAQPLHEPFAPALVVVPSQGMGRWLTLELARKQGIAMQLEVQLPAKFVWDLSRLVLGQLPEQSAFAPTTLAWRLYDWLCEPSKLGEAPRLAHYLEGGDERRRLSLASKIADVFDQYLLYRDDWLAAWERNELLDLGPDEAWQALLWRELTRDGHPHRARLLEDLLRRLYDDTAIANLPERLLVFGISSLPTHHLRVLEGLARHTEVVIFALNPCREAWGEIRDIRELARQPELSPDDWYLDVGHPLLASLGKQGRDFFDSLFSLASAEGSQETGLYSEDDDLHDASLLQALQNDILRLRTRPAGERLLLREDDRSLELHIAHSPLREVEILHDQLLARFATEPELTPDQVVVLTPDIERYAPYIEAIFAAKTGGPRMAGPRIPFSLADRSLRAEIPLIEAFLNLLALPDSRFAAEEILAWLEQPAIARRAGIEAEDLTLLRDWLREAGVRWGRDGAHRQQLGLPADSAFTWRQGLDRLLLGFAAPPQLAGVQAPLLGDSWPLDALEGGRAQLLGRLIAFVERLAALAQSLQHPRSLSEWAETLLQLVDGLFDEREAGDTLLLLSRACAALQDQALASGIERPLELALIRQQLTSALEQGGGASGFLTGAVTFCTMVPMRSLPFRLVCLLGLDDGALPRRTPAAGFDLIGQKPRRGDRARRLDDRYLLLETLLSARGGLYLSYVGRDPRSNAVLPPSVLVSELLDVIDLTAVCADPQTQTASARITHQHPLQPFASGNFAGGAQAGFAAPWFRAAQRLSEAVAAPQPFASTLAAPGGDQLTLEPSQLIHCFKHPARYLLEQRLGLRLAQSEEALAGDEPFSVEWTSQHGLRQLALRAVEQGWSERAERSVAAASGWLPVGELGQAHWGQIRGPIRAFAPTLFDERPSDAPQPLLVDIQLAGVRIHGWLDGVSASGLFDYRLRDLGAWELAPFWLRHLLLNCAATADIARDSRLLSPKSEWRLGPLANPLQLLEPWLEAYKSALCEPLPVLAKCSYGFARKWRKPGRKEPLDAARSEARVMWQGNDYMTGEGQDPWNALAFRDRDPLDARFEALAEQLYGPALDALRGSDEDEA
- a CDS encoding haloacid dehalogenase type II; translation: MPTLAFDVYGTLIDPSDVTRQLRTTLGERAEVFYQSWRDKQLEYSFRRGLMGAYVDFAQCTREALAFVCAQTQAPFDAAAQQGLLDAWSHLPAFADSASGLLALQQRGIRLYAFSNGSQAAVGALLKQAGLVDFFDEIVSVEAVRSFKPAPLVYQHLLSRTGSAAATTWLVSSNPFDVLGASHAGLRSAWVKRSEQAQFDPWGIEPDLQVASLLQLAERLPD
- a CDS encoding Na/Pi cotransporter family protein — translated: MLTLLNLLSAVALLIWGTHIVRTGILRVYGSQLRKVLSHNVSKRPLAFAAGIGVTALVQSSNATALLVTSFVGQGLMALTPALAIMLGADVGTALMARVLTFDLSWLSPLLIFLGVIFFLSRRQTRAGQLGRVGIGLGLMLLALELIVAAATPITQAHGIKVLFASLTGDLLLDALIGALFALISYSSLAAVLLTATLAGAGLISLPVAIGLVIGANIGSGLLAFLTASLQTPAGRRVALGSLLYKLIGLILVIPLLNPLVSWLDSLNWRPAELVIGFHLLYNSLRCVLMLPSVGPMARFCNWLLPDRADTGGVARPRHLDPTALATPSLALANAVRETLRIGDLIETMLNHLLEVLRSNQPALSKELRRLDDDVDALYSAVKLYLAQVPREALSDQDSRRWAEILEWAVNLEQAGNIIERMLGKVQDEKTAQRHAFSESGLEELTGLHAQLMANLRLGLNVFLSGDAESARQLLHEKRRFRIQERRLAHAHVGRLHRQVVQSIETSSLHMELIGDMKRLNSLFCSSAYAVLGSKETGALHAEEVGGE
- a CDS encoding nitroreductase family protein, yielding MSSAIKQLIESRVSTGRYAVDRDLSEQVISELVGLATRAPSAYNLQNWTFIAVRSAEAKARLHTVAYGQRQVLEAPVTFIICGTLAAHEGLADALQPALDAGILDQSIVEGWVAAATGSHQGNPQLQRDEALRSASLAAMTLMLAAQGMGLSTGPMSGFDAAGVAREFGLAANEVPVMLVTAGYPAPGNWPQKPRKPVHEVMAFA
- a CDS encoding EamA family transporter, with protein sequence MSAEKTYPTWVDALLTALAPAIWGSTYIVTTELLPPDRPFTAALLRTLPAGILLVLYSRHLPKRAGWGRLAVLAALNIGFFQALLFVAAYRLPGGLAAVVGAIQPLLVIGLVWTLDRRQPAYLAVCASLFGVAGMAALLLAPGAVWDPIGIAAAFVGTACMALGTYLTRRWRPAMPLLALTGWQLLLGGLMLAPVAWLVDPPLPTLSTTHMLGYAYLSLFGALLAYALWFRGIARLAPVAVSSLGLLSPLVAVVMGWALLGQSITGLSLVGLLTVLGSILAVQWASSVPASTPQPQVVR